The Comamonas sp. 26 DNA window TCGGCCTGGCTGCGGCTCTGGCCGTGGCCATTTATGTGACCAAGGTGCCTGTGCCGTTCCTCAACAAGGGCGGCAACAACAACCAGCGTGATGCCGCCGAGGCCGAGCGCAATAAGAACTGGGACCCCAACGCCCCGCTGCAAAGCCGCCAGCCCGCGCAGCCCCCCGTGGCCACGCCTGTGCAGCCGCCCAGCGAAGTGACGGTAACGCCCCCCACGCCTGCGGCCCAGCCCACAGCGACGGGCGGTGTGACTACGCCTGAAGTGCCAGCAACACCCTCAAAGCCGGTGGCTGAAAAAGAAAAGCCCAGCAAGCCCGCCACTGGCGATCCGCTGGGTGATCTGGTCAAGGAGCGTTCTGCTGCTTCTGAAAAGGCCGAAAAAGCACGTGCTGACAAGGAAAAAGCGGCTGCGCAGGCACCAAGCTCCTCTGATACTGCCTTCAACTACTTTGTGCAGGCCGGTGCTTTCCGCGGGCAGAGCGAAGCCGAAGCGCAGCGCGCCAAGCTGGCCATGCTGGGCTGGGAGTCGCGTATCAGCGAGCGTGAGCAAAACGGTATTACCGTCTTCCGCGTGCGCGTGGGTCCATTTAGCAAGCGTGATGACGCCGAGCAGCTCAAAGGAAAGCTCGATGGCGCTGGTGTGGATTCCACGCTGGTGAGGTCGGGGAAATAATCTTCCCTCTGAGCGGCTGCGCCGCGTCCCCCGAAGGGGCAGCAGCATCGCTGCGGGGCGGCCCTGGCTTGATGCTTCTGGCCTGCCCGTTGTTAGTTTTAGGGTTGGCTGAACTTTTTGGAGCTTGTTGGCTCTGATACTGCAGACCTGATACAGGAGTTTGTTTAGATGAAACGTCGCGAATTCTCTCTGGCTGCTTCGGCAGCTGCTGCCGGTGCCCTGACTTTGGGTACGTCCTCCAGCTGGGCCCAAGCCGCAGCCCCCAAGGAAGGCAATGACTACATCAAGCTCGCCAAGCCTGCCAGCGTGAGCGCACCTGCCGGCAAGGTCGAGGTGATCGAGTTCTTCTGGTACAGCTGCCCGCACTGCAATGCGTTCGAGCCCCAGTTTGAAGCCTGGGCCAAGAGCCAGCCTGCCGATGTGGTGGTGCGCCGCGTGCCTGTGGCTTTCAATGCCTCCTTCCTGCCCCAGCAAAAGCTGTACTTCACACTGGAAGGCATGAACCTGCTGCCCCAGCTGCACGCCAAGGTGTTCCGTGCCATTCACGTGGAGCGCAACGGTCTGAAGAACGACGATGCCATCTTTGAATGGATCGGCAAGCAAGGCGTGGATGTGGCCAAGTTCAAGGAGGTCTACAACTCCTTTACTGTGGCCAATCAGGCGCGCAAGGCTGCGCAGCTGCAAAACGAGTACGACGTGGAAGGTGTGCCCGCCATGGGCGTGGCCGGCCGCTACTACACTGACGGCACCAAGGCCGGCAATATGGACAACGTGCTGCGCGTCGTCAATGCGCTGATTGCCTCCAGCCGCAAGGCATAAGGTCGGTGACTAGCGTCATCAAGCCTTGATACTTAGCAAGCCCGCCGCCGTGCGGGCTTTTTTATGGGTGTTTTTTACGCAAGTCCTAAAAAGGGAATGACTACAATGGATGCAAGAAACGTGCCTTCCATGAAAAAATCACTCCTACCTCTTGCGCTGGCCTGCGCCCTGGCAGCAGCGACCGGCATTACGCATGCCGAAAAAGCCGACAGCGCCAAGCCCATGAATATCGAGGCGGATGCGCTGCGCCACGACGAGCTGCAGCAGACCAGCGTCTTCACCGGTAATGTGGTGATGACCAAGGGCACCATCGTGCTGCGTGGCGTACAGCTGGATGTGCGCCAGGATGCCGAGGGCTACCAGTTCGGAGTGATCAAGGCCGAGCCGGGCAAGCGCGCCTTCTTCCGCCAGAAGCGCGACAGTGTGCCGGGTCAGCCTGAAGAATTCATCGAAGGCGAAGGCGAAGTCATCGAGTACGACGGCAAGGCCGATATCGTCAAGTTCATTCGCCGTGGCGAGATGCGCCGCTACCGTGGCGGCCAGCTCAGTGATCAGGTCACCGGCTCCATCATCGTCTACAACAACATCACGGACGTCTATACGGTCGATGGCGAGAAGACCAGCGGCGGCTTGCCCAGCTCTTCCATCGGTCAGGGCGGTCGTGTGCGCGCCATCATGGCACCCAAGGAAGGCACGCCGGGCGCTCAGCCCAAGCCTGCGACACCGGCTACGCAATTGCGCCAGAGCATGACTCTGGGTGGCGAGAAGGCGGACGAGAAGAAATGATTGAGCCCACCTTCTCCAGCAGCCGCACCGGCGAGTCTACGAGTCGTCTGGAAGCCAAGCATCTGGCCAAGTCCTATGGCAGCCGCAAGGTGGTCAAGGACGTGTCCCTGTCCGTGCAAAAAGGCGAGGTGGTCGGTCTGCTCGGCCCTAATGGTGCGGGTAAGACCACATCGTTTTACATGATCGTGGGTCTGGTGCGCAGCGATGGTGGCGAGATCTTTATTGATGGTCAGCCTGTCGGAGGCATGCCTATTCACCAGCGCTCGCGCCTGGGCCTGTCCTATCTGCCTCAGGAAGCATCCATCTTCCGCAAGCTCAGCGTGGAAGACAATGTGCGCGCCGTGCTGGAGCTGCAAAAAGACGAGCAGGGCAAGGCGCTGACGCAGGGCGAGATCGAAAAACGCCTGACCGGCCTGCTGCAGGAGCTGCGCGTTGAGCACCTGCGCCAGTCGCCCGCGCTGGCGCTGTCCGGCGGTGAGCGTCGCCGCGTGGAAATCGCGCGTGCACTGGCGACTCAGCCGCGTTTCATTCTGCTGGATGAACCCTTTGCCGGTATCGATCCGATTGCCGTGATCGAGATTCAGCGCATCATTGGCTTCCTCAAGGAGCGCGGCATTGGTGTGCTGATTACCGACCACAACGTGCGCGAAACACTGGGCATTTGCGACCATGCTTTCATCATCAGCGATGGGCATGTGCTGGCCGAAGGCACCCCCGAGGAGATTGTGGAGAACGCCGATGTGCGCCGCGTCTACCTGGGCGAACATTTCCGTATGTGATGAGCGCAGGCTTTCGCTCTCTCACATTCCCCCCGGCACTGGCGTTGACCAGCGCTGCGGGCCAGCGCATTGAAGCCGCACGGCGGCGAATTCTGAGTGGCGCGAGCATTTGCTGCAGCCGCCGGCTGGAGGCATTTAGCTGATGAAGCCAGGTCTCTCGCTACGCGTTTCGCAGCATCTCTCGCTCACGCCGCAGTTGCAGCAGTCCATTCAGCTGCTGCAGCTGTCCACGCTGGAGCTGGCGCAGGAAGTCGAACAGATGCTGGTCGACAACCCATTTCTGGAACGCGCTGGCGATGAGGCTGATGCAGGAAGCGATGCTCCTGCGGAGATAGCGCCTACCGCTCATGAATACAGCGCTTCAGACCATATTTCATCTGAAAAAGAGACAGGACAGGCGCAAACAGCTACTGACTCTGTAGCAGAGACCCCCAGCGCCGAAACCCCGGAAGCACTGAACTGGGATGCCGACGGCATTGACGGCCAGGATGGCGAGTGGGGCGGTGAATCCAGCAGCGAGTGGGACTCCCCCTCGGGCAGTGGCTCCACCCGCAACCGCGATGGTGATGGCGAAACCGATGCCATTGATCTGGCCCGCGAGCACGAAAGCCTGACCGCATTTCTGCACCGGCAAGCGCTTAGCCTGCGTCTGGGTGCCGAAGACTGCGCGGCGCTACGCTTTTTGATCGAATCGCTCAACGACGACGGCTACCTTGAAGACCCGTTGCAGGAGCTGGCCCGGAGTCTGGCGGGCGACGATCTGGAAGAGCGCGAAGAGCTGGAGCAGCGCTTTGCCATTGCGCTGAAGCTGCTGCAAAGTCTGGAGCCTGTGGGCGTGGGTGCGCGTGATCTGTCCGAATGCCTGCAGCTGCAGCTGCGTGATTTGATTCACACCGCTGAGGACGAAGGCACGACCGAGGCGCACATGAACCGCTTGAAGCTGGCGCAGGCCATTTGCAAGCAGCCCATGGACTTGCTGGCGCGGCGCGACCTGCGCAAGCTCACCAGCCTGTGCGGCGCGCGCGAGGAGCCGCTGCGCGAAGCCATGAGCCTTATTGCGGGGCTGGAGCCGCGCCCCGGTCGCCGCTTTGTGGATGTGGAGCGCAATATCATCGTCCCCGATGTCATCGTGCGTCCGGTGCGCGTCAGCTCAGGGCGCGTCGATTTTTCCGTGCAGCTCAATGCCGATGTGATGCCGCGCCTGCGGGTGCATGACATTTACGCAGGCGTGCTGCGCCGCCACAAAAGCAGCGAAGGCCATGCCGCGCTGCAACAGCAATTGCAGGAGGCGCGCTGGTTCATCAAGAACATTCAGCAGCGCTTTGACACCATCTTGCGCGTGTCGCAAGCGATTGTGGAGCGGCAGAAAAACTTCTTTGTGCATGGCGAGCTGGCCATGCGCCCGCTGGTGCTGCGCGATATTGCCGATCAGCTGGGCCTGCACGAATCCACCATCAGCCGTGTGACCACGGCCAAGTACATGGCCACGCCGCAGGGCACGTTTGAGCTCAAATACTTCTTTGGCTCGGGTCTGGGAACGGAGACCGGCGGCAGCGCCTCCAGCACCGCAGTGCGGGCGCTGATCAAGCAGTTTGTGGATGCCGAGAGTCCTAAAAAGCCGCTATCCGATGCCAAGCTGGCCGATATGCTCAAGGAGCAGGGCATTGAATGCGCGCGTCGCACGGTGGCCAAGTACCGCGAGCAGCTCAAGATACCGACGACGACGCTGCGCAAGGCGTTGTAGCCATCGCTGGGAATAAAAAAAGCCGCTGATGCATTGCTCAGCGGCTTTTTGTTTGGCGGGCTTGCTCTAACCGATGGTTAGCTGGGGATTAACCACCAGATAAACAAAGCCAGCACGCCAATCATCAATCCAAATTTGAGGATCTTGTAGAACGTCGGGTTCCAGCTGCGGAACGCGCGGCGGTACTTGCC harbors:
- a CDS encoding thiol:disulfide interchange protein DsbA/DsbL — protein: MKRREFSLAASAAAAGALTLGTSSSWAQAAAPKEGNDYIKLAKPASVSAPAGKVEVIEFFWYSCPHCNAFEPQFEAWAKSQPADVVVRRVPVAFNASFLPQQKLYFTLEGMNLLPQLHAKVFRAIHVERNGLKNDDAIFEWIGKQGVDVAKFKEVYNSFTVANQARKAAQLQNEYDVEGVPAMGVAGRYYTDGTKAGNMDNVLRVVNALIASSRKA
- a CDS encoding RNA polymerase factor sigma-54 translates to MKPGLSLRVSQHLSLTPQLQQSIQLLQLSTLELAQEVEQMLVDNPFLERAGDEADAGSDAPAEIAPTAHEYSASDHISSEKETGQAQTATDSVAETPSAETPEALNWDADGIDGQDGEWGGESSSEWDSPSGSGSTRNRDGDGETDAIDLAREHESLTAFLHRQALSLRLGAEDCAALRFLIESLNDDGYLEDPLQELARSLAGDDLEEREELEQRFAIALKLLQSLEPVGVGARDLSECLQLQLRDLIHTAEDEGTTEAHMNRLKLAQAICKQPMDLLARRDLRKLTSLCGAREEPLREAMSLIAGLEPRPGRRFVDVERNIIVPDVIVRPVRVSSGRVDFSVQLNADVMPRLRVHDIYAGVLRRHKSSEGHAALQQQLQEARWFIKNIQQRFDTILRVSQAIVERQKNFFVHGELAMRPLVLRDIADQLGLHESTISRVTTAKYMATPQGTFELKYFFGSGLGTETGGSASSTAVRALIKQFVDAESPKKPLSDAKLADMLKEQGIECARRTVAKYREQLKIPTTTLRKAL
- a CDS encoding SPOR domain-containing protein is translated as MKNQQRGGTILGLIFGMVIGLAAALAVAIYVTKVPVPFLNKGGNNNQRDAAEAERNKNWDPNAPLQSRQPAQPPVATPVQPPSEVTVTPPTPAAQPTATGGVTTPEVPATPSKPVAEKEKPSKPATGDPLGDLVKERSAASEKAEKARADKEKAAAQAPSSSDTAFNYFVQAGAFRGQSEAEAQRAKLAMLGWESRISEREQNGITVFRVRVGPFSKRDDAEQLKGKLDGAGVDSTLVRSGK
- the lptA gene encoding lipopolysaccharide transport periplasmic protein LptA, producing MKKSLLPLALACALAAATGITHAEKADSAKPMNIEADALRHDELQQTSVFTGNVVMTKGTIVLRGVQLDVRQDAEGYQFGVIKAEPGKRAFFRQKRDSVPGQPEEFIEGEGEVIEYDGKADIVKFIRRGEMRRYRGGQLSDQVTGSIIVYNNITDVYTVDGEKTSGGLPSSSIGQGGRVRAIMAPKEGTPGAQPKPATPATQLRQSMTLGGEKADEKK
- the lptB gene encoding LPS export ABC transporter ATP-binding protein → MIEPTFSSSRTGESTSRLEAKHLAKSYGSRKVVKDVSLSVQKGEVVGLLGPNGAGKTTSFYMIVGLVRSDGGEIFIDGQPVGGMPIHQRSRLGLSYLPQEASIFRKLSVEDNVRAVLELQKDEQGKALTQGEIEKRLTGLLQELRVEHLRQSPALALSGGERRRVEIARALATQPRFILLDEPFAGIDPIAVIEIQRIIGFLKERGIGVLITDHNVRETLGICDHAFIISDGHVLAEGTPEEIVENADVRRVYLGEHFRM